One genomic segment of Panicum virgatum strain AP13 chromosome 2N, P.virgatum_v5, whole genome shotgun sequence includes these proteins:
- the LOC120658437 gene encoding CDGSH iron-sulfur domain-containing protein NEET has product MATPFCAAACRFPVAARPSAQAPRPRRGVVAVRAEAAGAGGGINPAIRKEEDKVVDTVLTGELAKPLTAYCRCWRSGTFPLCNGAHVKHNKATGDNVGPLLVKK; this is encoded by the exons ATGGCGACCccgttctgcgccgccgcgtgccgctTCCCCGTCGCCGCCCGGCCCAGCGCGCAGGCGCCGAGGCCccggcgcggcgtggtggccgtgcgggcagaggcggcgggcgcgggcggcgggatAAACCCGGCCATCAGGAAGGAGGAGGACAAGGTGGTCGACACCGTCCtcaccggcgagctcgccaaGCCGCTCACCGCCTACTGCCG GTGCTGGAGATCAGGAACATTCCCACTGTGTAATGGAGCCCATGTGAAGCACAACAAAGCAACTGGTGATAATGTGGGGCCCCTGCTCGTTAAGAAGTAG
- the LOC120658403 gene encoding GRF-interacting factor 10-like, whose translation MAAEGEAKNPSGGGGGGGGGGGVDNPQVEVAPSAAAPAEGEAVVAAAQGTGQGPEGEKADREGEKDDGACRDLVLVEDPEEAAATAALQEEMKALVASIPGGAGAAFTAMQLQELEQQSRVYQYMAARVPVPTHLVFPIWKSVTGASSEGAQKYPTLMGLATLCLDFGKNPEPEPGRCRRTDGKKWRCWRSTIPNEKYCERHMHRGRKRPVQLVVEDDEPDSASGSKTTAGKATEGAKKADDKSPSNKKLAVAAPAAVQSI comes from the exons atggcggcggagggggaggccaagaacccgtcgggcggcggcggcggcggcggaggaggaggaggagtggaTAACCCCCAGGTAGAGGtggcgccgtcggcggcggcgccggctgagGGGGAGGCggtagtggcggcggcgcaagggaCGGGGCAAGGACCGGAGGGGGAGAAGGCGGATCGAGAGGGGGAGAAGGACGACGGCGCGTGCAGAGATCTGGTCCTGGTCGAGGATCCGGAGGAAG ctgcagcaacagcagcacttCAGGAGGAAATGAAGGCGCTTGTGGCATCGATCCCTGGTGGTGCTGGCGCAGCATTCACAGCGATGCAACTTCAGGAGCTAGAGCAGCAGTCCCGGGTATATCAATACATGGCTGCCCGAGTACCTGTGCCTACTCATCTCGTCTTTCCAATATGGAAGAGTGTAACTGGTGCATCCTCTGAAGGCGCCCAGAAGTACCCTACCT TGATGGGCTTGGCAACACTGTGCTTGGACTTTGGGAAGAACCCCGAGCCGGAACCTGGGAGATGCCGGCGAACAGATGGTAAAAAGTGGCGATGCTGGAGAAGTACTATCCCAAACGAAAAATACTGTGAGCGTCATATGCATCGTGGTCGCAAGCGTCCTGTACAGCTTGTTGTCGAGGACGACGAGCCTGATTCTGCATCAGGATCAAAAACCACTGCTGGCAAGGCTACTGAAGGTGCCAAGAAGGCTGATGACAAGAGCCCAAGTAACAAGAAGCTTGCAGTGGCAGCACCTGCTGCTGTGCAGTCTATATAA
- the LOC120658389 gene encoding uncharacterized protein LOC120658389, protein MGSPGSANGRRGEYVRIPEEVEVAAKGEADTATALKAAAAAECPRVLRWRAIRWWAKVAVLGIFLAGAGAAAVVFLGPLVIKKVVAPILYWESTTFSRPAIALICFGAIALFPSVLLPSSPFMWIAGMTFGYLYGFLIIQAGMSIGMSLPYFIGSAFHCRIHRWLEKWPKKAAFVRLAGEGDWHHQFRAVALLRISPFPYIVFNYASVATNVKYCPYIAGSMAGTIHETFLAIYSGKLLQSLAVATSEGSFLSVDQIIYNGIGFTIAAASTAAITIYAKKALQKLQAEDDIF, encoded by the exons ATGGGTTCGCCGGGGTCCGCCAATGGCAGACGCGGCGAGTACGTGAGGATcccggaggaggtggaggtggcggccAAGGGGGAGGCCGACACCGCGACGGCCCTcaaggcggccgccgcggcggagtgCCCGAGGGTGCTCCGCTGGCGCGCGATCCGGTGGTGGGCCAAGGTCGCCGTGCTCGGGATCTTCCTCGCGGGGGCCGGAGCGGCGGCCGTCGTATTCCTCGGCCCGCTCGTCATTAAGAAG GTTGTTGCACCTATTCTTTACTGGGAATCAACAACTTTCAGCAGACCAGCTATTGCTCTAATATGTTTTGGCGCAATTGCCTTGTTCCCAAGTGTTTTGTTACCTTCTTCACCATTCATGTGGATTGCGGGGATGACTTTTGGATATCTTTATGGGTTTTTAATAATCCAAGCGGGGATGAGCATAGGCATGTCATTGCCTTATTTTATAGGCTCTGCATTCCACTGTAGGATACAT AGATGGTTGGAGAAGTGGCCAAAGAAAGCAGCTTTTGTAAGGCTTGCTGGCGAAGGAGATTGGCATCATCAATTTAGGGCTGTTGCTTTGCTCAGGATTTCTCCATTTCCATATATAGTTTTTAACTATGCTTCTGTGGCTACAAATGTCAAATATTGCCCATACATAGCTGGTTCAATGGCTGGAACCATACATGAAACTTTCCTTGCAATATACAG TGGGAAACTTCTTCAAAGCTTGGCTGTAGCAACTAGCGAGGGGTCCTTCTTGTCAGTGGATCAGATTATCTACAATGGAATCGGCTTCACAATCGCTGCAGCTTCCACTGCTGCAATCACTATCTATGCAAAGAAAGCGCTTCAAAAGCTCCAAGCAGAGGATGATATATTCTGA